The following are encoded in a window of Spirochaetota bacterium genomic DNA:
- a CDS encoding PocR ligand-binding domain-containing protein, producing MSSEQTMPTGDNTQRYAAFLRSPRIKDLCIMFSRITGLVIDIDGADGVPIASFYDRAAENPFCRKLKQERSGFAACAACTARAFAHIRKTSAPYVYRCDFGLTEIVIPILIGKQFVCALLTGQFFTRAADRLRASEIHRMLRNTGQSPTELISLYRKTRILSPDTTNAIIDFLTLIFQQVLGDFEEKISHYEHYQEHAPVGRAVSYLKANFHSTIRLTDIAAHAGVSKFYFTRLFKEAMGFSVFEYITILRMTKAKDLLHTRSVLDTCYDVGYSSLSFFTRAFKKANGITPGQFQREINKSR from the coding sequence ATGAGCAGCGAACAGACCATGCCAACGGGCGATAATACGCAGCGCTATGCCGCATTCCTGAGAAGCCCCCGGATCAAGGACCTGTGCATAATGTTCTCACGGATAACCGGTCTTGTCATCGATATCGACGGCGCGGACGGTGTGCCGATAGCATCGTTCTACGATCGTGCCGCCGAGAACCCGTTCTGCCGGAAGCTGAAGCAGGAGCGTTCGGGATTCGCTGCATGCGCTGCATGTACCGCACGTGCGTTCGCCCATATCCGCAAAACGAGCGCCCCGTACGTCTATCGCTGTGACTTCGGACTTACCGAGATAGTCATACCCATACTCATCGGGAAACAATTCGTGTGCGCCCTGCTGACCGGGCAATTCTTCACACGTGCCGCAGACCGCCTGCGGGCATCCGAAATACATCGTATGCTGCGAAACACAGGGCAATCGCCTACTGAACTCATTTCCCTCTATCGCAAAACCCGCATTCTGTCACCAGATACGACGAACGCTATAATCGATTTCCTTACGCTCATCTTCCAGCAGGTACTCGGGGACTTTGAAGAAAAAATTTCCCACTACGAACATTATCAGGAGCACGCCCCTGTGGGTCGTGCGGTATCGTATCTGAAGGCCAACTTCCATTCGACAATCCGGCTTACGGACATTGCCGCTCACGCAGGGGTAAGCAAATTCTATTTCACGCGGCTTTTTAAAGAGGCGATGGGTTTTTCTGTTTTCGAATATATCACTATACTTCGCATGACAAAAGCAAAGGATTTGCTTCACACCCGTTCTGTGCTCGATACGTGCTACGATGTTGGCTACTCGAGTCTCTCATTTTTTACACGGGCGTTCAAAAAAGCGAACGGCATAACGCCGGGGCAGTTCCAGCGAGAGATCAATAAAAGCCGATAG